The genomic region GCACGGTCAGGACTTTGGAGAAGCCCAGGTCCACACGCTTATAAGAGCGCACCAGCGTGCTGGTGCCGCGGGCATCGGGGTTGTTGGGCGGGCTGAAGGGTAGGCCCGTGCCGAAGACCAGGTTCACGTAGCCTCGCACCGAAGGATTGTCGGGCAGATGGTCTTGGAAGAAAATACCCGCGTTCAGGCGCTGGTCGCTGGGGCGGCGGATGTAGCCCTTGGCCTCCCTACCCGTCACTTGGCCCTGGGCGTTGTACACGTTCATTGAGTCGCCGTCCAGGTTTTCGCGCGTCGTCAGCACGCCTAGGCTAAACCACGATTCGGCCCCGCGCACAAACTCGCCGCTGATGCGCGCATCCACCCCGGCGGCGTAGGCGCGGGCGTTGTTTTTGGCGAAGTAACGCAGGCGCAGGTTGTCCACGTCGTACGGCACCACGTCGGTCAGATACTTATAGTATACTTCGCCCGAAAAGCGAAACGGCCGGTCGAACTGCTGAAAGCGGATTTCGGTACCAGCAATGGCGTGCAACGATTTTTGCGCCCGCAGCTCGGGGTTGAGTTGAGCCTGAATCAGCAGCGCATCTTGCGGGGTAGCCTGCGTGCCTACCTGGTTGCGCAGCTCGCGGTAAAAGGGCGGCTGGGCATACAGGCCCACGGCCGCTTTGTACGACACATTCGGGTGACGGCGCGACACCTGTGCGTACTGCACCCGCGGACTTACCACCAGTTGCTGATTGATAGACCAATAGTGCGCTCGTACGCCCAGCGTCAGCGTACGGAGCGAGTCAATATCAAAGGTATTCTGCACGTAGCCCTGCGTGCGGTAGCTCTCCAGGTTCAGGTCCGACACTAGACGGGTGCGGCGATACTCGGGCACGTAATCGGCCGAGTCTACAAAATTGTATTCGTCGAGCTGGTCATCAATTCGCTCCCTACCCGTCTTCACCCCAAAGCGCACGGTGTGGCGAGAGGCAGGCGTCCATTGGCCGCGGGCTTCGAGTGTAAACACCTTCGCCAGCAGCGTGTTGCGGGAGTGGTCGAAGCGTGAGCCCACATCGCGCACGCGCACCTCGCGGTTGAAATCGGGGCCGGGGGCCCGGTTGATTTCGGAGAAGCGGTAGCTAGCCTCCACATCGCGGTACTCCAGCTCCCGGGACACAAACGCACCGGCCAGCAGCTCGCCCTGGAGGTGGTCGGTGAAGCGGTGACGCAGATTCAGGCCGCCCTGGTAGGTGTCGTACTGCATCCGCTCGCGGCCATCGTAGAAAATGGTGAGGCGCGTGAGCTGGTTGCCTTCCGTGTTGAAGGTGCTCTGGCCGCTCTCGGGCGTAAAGCGAAAATCGTTGTGGGCTGTTGTAGCCAATATACCCAGGGAGGTGCGGGATTCGTCGCCCACGGGGCCCAGGTTGGCATTCACGTACAGCTGGCCGTCGTAGAAGGTAGGGTTGTAACCGCCCTGCTGCTGGCGCAACGACTGCAGCACATAGCGGGCGTTTTTATAGCGCACCCCAGCCAGGTAGCTCACACGCTTATTGGGCGATGTAGCCTCCACATGGGCCGTACCGCCCACCAGGCTGGCCGAGCCAGAGGCGGCAAACTGCTGGGGCGTTTTGTACTGCGCGCTCAGCACCGAAGACAGCTTGTCGCCGTACTTGGGCTGCCAGCCGCCGGTCGAGAACTCCACCTTCTCCACCAGATCAGGGTTGATGAAACTGAGGCCCTCCTGCTGGGCAGCCGTTACTAGAAACGGCCGGTACACCTCGAAGCCGTTCACGTACACGAGGTTTTCCTCGTAGTTGCCGCCCCGCACCGAGTAAGTGCTGGTCAGTTCGTTGTTGGCCACCACGCCGGGTAGGGTGGTCAGAATCTTATTGAAGTCGCCGAAGGTGGAGGGCAGCTCTTTCACGGCCCGCGGGTCGAGGGGTGTGAGGCTGACCTGCTCGCGGGTATCGGACTGGTCGCGGCGGCCGCGCACGGTCACGTTGCCAATGGCGCGGGTATCAGCCTGTAGCGTAAGCTGGAGCGGCTGGGTGGTAGCAGCCGATAGTGGCACGCGCAGTGCCTGAAAGCCCAGGCTTCGCACCACCAGTACCGGAGCGGGCTCATTGGCCGGAAACGCCACTCGCAATCGAAAATAACCCTGCTCGTTGGTGCTGGTGCCGCCGGGCTGGCCTTCCACGCCTACCCCCACCTGGGGCAAGGGCTCACCCGTAGCATCACGGACAGTACCGCTGACAAGCTGCGAAGCCATTTGCTGCGCCACGGCGGCGGGCATGCCGCTTAGCCATAATACCGCTAGTATTCCCCAGAAAAAACACCTAGAACGGTCAGCGTGCGTCATCAACCCAGAATAAAAGGCGTAGCGAAACAGCCTTGTCTTAGCAACTCATATACCACAGCCAGACAAACCCTAAACTGTTTTCCGGCTTCGCTGCTAGTATTCCACTTCATCTACCTGCTGGCGCAGTTTGGCCAGGGTGCCCACCGGGTCGCCACCGCTGAATACGAAGCTACCGGCTACTAGCACATCGGCGCCAGCCTGCACCAGGGCGGCAGCGTTGTCGCTGCTCACGCCGCCGTCGATTTCAATGAGAGCTGGGGAGCCGCAGTCGACCAGCAGCTCTTTCAGAGCGGCTACTTTGCGCAGGGTGTTCGGGATAAACGTCTGGCCCCCGAAGCCGGGGTTCACGGACATCACCAGCACCATGTCCAGGTCGGGGGCAATGTCTTCGAGCAAACTCACGGGGGTAGCCGGGTTCAGAGCTACGCAGGCTTTACAGCCCAGCTTTTTGATCTGCTGCACCACCCGGTGCAGGTGCGGGCAAGCCTCGTAGTGCACCGTGATGCTGCTGGCACCCGCGTCGCGAATGGCATGCAGGTAGTCCTGCGGACTTTCGATCATCAGGTGCACGTCGAGCGGCTGCTTGGCGTAGCGGGCAATGGCCTCCAGCACGGGCACACCAAAGGAAATATTGGGCACAAAACGACCGTCCATCACGTCGCAGTGCAACCAATCGGCGGCGCTGTCGGCCAGGCGTTCTACTTCGGCTTGCAGGTTGGCAAAATCACTGGCCAGCAGCGAAGGCGCCAGCTGAGGTTTTGGACGAGTAGCATTCATAGGGCGAAGATAGTGGTGTGATGGTAAAATGGCGCGTTTGCCGTTCTGCTGGCGCTACCTGCCCAGTTTGCGCAAGTAGAACCAGCAGAACGGCAAACGCGCCATTTTACCATCACACCATTTCACTATCTCACTGCTTTTTCCAGGGCTGCCAGTCGATGTCGCCGTTTTCGCGCTTGCGCAGGAAGTAAGTTTGGTCGTCTTTCTGGGTTTTGCCGAAGGTCACGTCGCCGCGGCAATCGAGGCATTTCACGCTGGTGTACTTGAACTTGTCCTGGGCCACGCGGGAGGTGAGGTCCAGGTTGTCGGAGCCACACAGGCCGCAGGCGGGCACGTCGGGGAAACTGAGCCGGTCGTACTCAGCTACTACTTCATGAAAATTAGCGCCCTGCACGGTGAAGTGAAACTGCCGCCGACCAATGCGCTTGGTCACCATTAACTGTAACATCGAAAAAAAGTAAGGGATTAAAAAAGCAAGTGAAAGCCGGCGATAAGCCAGACTGTGGCAGCGTTACAGGCGAAGCAGGCGTACTGTATACAAGGGCTGCCCTACCCTACCCACCCGGCAGCTATACACGCCCGGCCGCAGTGCGGTAGTAGGCAGCTGCACGGTGGGCGCATTGGGCGCCGGCAACGTCAGCGCCGACACCAATGCCCCCCGCGCATCGTAGAGGCGCACCTCCAGCGGCTGTGCGCGCCATTCGGCAGGAAGTTGCAGGGTACACGTGGCCGCACCCGCTGGCACAGGGTTCGGATACAGGTGCACCAGATTTCCTACCCCCGCGACGGGGGCCGTGGGCAAGGGAATACCAGCGGCCACCTGCTGGGCCCGCCCAAAGTTGGGGATGCCGTAGCCTAATAAGTTATCGGGGGCAGTGGCCTGGGAAGCCGAACGTTGCAGGTAGTCAATCACCTCCTGGGCCGTGAGCGTGGGGTGCGCCTGCCAGAAGCCGGCCGCCAACCCCGCCGCAATGGGGCTGGCAAACGAGGTGCCGTTGCCGCGTCCAATGGCGCCGCTGGGATACACAAAGGCCGCCTGCTGGCCCATGGCACTCACGTTGGGTTTCAAACGACCATCGGCGGCAGGACCAATAGAGCTGAATCGGGCGCGCGTACCCAAGGAGTCCACCGCGCCTACTGTCAGGATGGAATCGGCGTCGGCGGGAGCTAAGAGATAGAGCCAACGGTTGTTGCCCTCGTTGCCGGCACTGTTTACCACCAGCATCCCTACCCGCGCCGCCACAGTAGCGGCCCGCGTGCTGAGTGCGGTTCGACCATCCAAGTCCGTGTACGCATAGTCGACGGAGGGCGCATCGAAGGTGTTGTAGCCCAGCGAGGAGTTGATGATATCAACGCCCAGCGAGTCTGCCCGCTCGGCGGCAATCAGCCAGTTAACTTCCTCCACGGGATGCTCCGAGGCTACCTCTTCCGTCACAAACAAATAGTACGTGGCCTGCGGAGCTGTACCAATAAACACGCCCGGCTGATTGCCAGCCAGGGTAGAAAGCACCAGCGTGCCGTGGTCGTCGTACTGGTACACGTTCTGGTCACGCCCCACGAAGTTGTACACGCTGGCCAGCCGATTTTGCTGATACAACGAGGCGAAGACTGAGCCCGTATTCACCCCCGGAAAGCCGCCATCGAATACGGCAATGTGCATGCCTTCACCCCGAAAGCCAGCGTCGTGCATCACGTCGGCCCCAATCTGGTGAGCCTGGGCGTAGGCGTTGCCGTAGTCGGCGCGGGTGCCGGCCGGGCGGGCTGCCACAGGAGCGCCTGCTTGCACAGGGAGCGGCGCACTTGTAGCGGCGCTCCGGTTGAGCGTGCGCGCACTGCGCACGCACGGCAGGGCCTGCACTACGGCCAGCACGGTAGAGTCGCACTCCACCACCACAGCGTTAAACCACCGCGAAGTGTACCACACCTTAGCGCCAGCCACAGCCTGCACCTGCGCCACGTAGGCAGGGTCTACGGGCAGGTCGCGGGGCAGCAGGGAAATATTCTGATGGGTGCGGCGCGCCAGGGACCGGGCCGTCAGGAAACGCTGGGGGGCGCTGAGGCTGTACGGCGTATTGGCTTTGTCGCGCAGATAAACCAAATGCTTGCGCACAGTGGGCGTGCCCGGCGGGCGAACCGGCAGCCCCGCCACCACCGTGCCTACCTTCCAAAGGGGTAGCCAAGCCAGAATACACAGCACGAAAAAGCGCATAAAATTAGCTTTTATTTCTGAGCCTAAGATACGGCTTTTAGGCCGTTTTTCTTATTTATTTAGACTTAAATAAAGCTTATTCTACTTTCTAAATCTTCATCAGACAAAGAAAAAGACCGACATTGCGGCCGGCCTTTACTATTTTTTTTAGCAAAACAGATATACTACCTACCTGGGTCTACAACTGCCCCAATTCCAGTAGCGTTTCCCGGCGCACCTGCCCACGGTACACATAGTTTTTGGAAGGAACGCAGTTGCCGGTACCGCAGTACACAAACCGCCGCCGTATCCGGGCGATGGGCCCCACGCCCTGGGCGTACACCTGCCGATACTTGGCCACGTTGTAGAGGCCGTCGTCGAGGGTGGTGCCGGTGGCGGTGTTTAGCTCGGTATCGGTGGTGGTCACGGTACGCTCGTAAGTGCGGCCGTTCACAGTATAGGCCTCGCCTACCTGCTGGTACTCCCGGTTCTGGGCCGTCACGGTATCCAGGGCATTGTAGGCGTCGCGGTTCCAGCTGTAGCCAATGCGGGTAGGAAACACCAGCTCCACGGTCCGGCGATTATTGCGAATCTGCTGCAAAGTGCGGTCGGTGGGCAGCAGCACCAACGTGCTGTCGTCCTGCCAGGCATCGGTGGCGGTGGCACGGCGCGAGCGAATGACATTGTAGGCTGTCTGCCCGCTGGCATCGGTGAAGGTGGCCGCTACCCGCTCCCGAAACTGAAACTGCTGCACGGTCAGCACGTTGTCGCGCCAGAGGCTATCGGTCACGGCGTAGGTGCGGTAGTTGCCCACCGCTACAGGGTAGTAATCATTCTCAGGCGCGGGCGTTTCATCGTTGCTTTCGGTGCAGGCTACGGCGGCCAGCGCCAGCGAGCCAACGACGAAAAATTGGCCTACTAATCGTGGATAGCGATGCGTCATACTATAAGTTGTGAGTCTTTGGTTGTTAGTTTCTAGTTAGAACGTCATTTCGACCGCAGAGGGAAATGACGTTCTAACTAGAAACTAACAACTTATAAAGCAGCCAACTCGGCTGGTATCGGCAGTTCGCCAATAACGTGCCGTTCTATCCAGCCGCCGCCTAGCACATCCTGCCCGTCGTAAAACACAGCGGCCTGACCAGGCGTGATGGCGTGCACAGCCTCCTCAAAGTATACCCGGATTTTGTCGCCTACCTGCTCCAGAAAGGCAGGGGCGCCGTCGTGGTTGTAGCGCACTTTGGTAACGCTGGGCACCAACCCGCGGCCTTCCAGAGAAGCAAATTTGCCCATGTTCAGCTTGCCGACCACAGTGGCAGTGCTGGCCAGGTCGTCGTAGTTGCCGAGCACTACCTGGTTGGTTTCAGGGTGAATTGCCGTAACGTAGGCCGGGAAACCCAGGGCCACGCCCAGCCCTTTACGTTGCCCAATAGTGTAGAAGGGGTAGCCCGCGTGCGTACCCACCACTGTGCCATCGCGCAGCACAAACTGCCCGCCGGCCACACGCTCTTCCAAGCCTGGCACGCGACGGCGCAGGAACCCGCGGTAGTCGTTATCGGGGATAAAGCAGATTTCGTAGCTCTCGGGCTTGTTTACCAGCTCCGTGAAGCCGCGGCGGCGCGCCTCGTCGTAAATCTCAGTTTTGCGCATGGCGCCCAATGGGAACAACGTGCGCGACAGGCTTTCTTGCGACACGCCCCACAGGGCATACGACTGGTCCTTGTTCTCATCCACCCCTTTGCTAATGACGTAACGCCCGTTTTCGTGGCGCACCTGGGCGTAGTGGCCGGTGGCGATAAACTCGCAGCCAAGCTGGTCGGCGCGGCGCAGCAGGGCATCCCACTTGATGTGGGTGTTGCAGAGCACACAGGGGTTGGGCGTGCGCCCGGCTAAGTATTCATCGGTGAAGTTGCTAATTACAAAATCCCCGAACTCGTCGCGGATGTCGATGATGTAGTGTGGGAAACCCAGCTCCACGGCAATCTGCCGAGCGTCGTTGATGCTGTCGAGGGAGCAGCAGCCGGTTTCTTTTTTGGAGCCGCCTGCCGAGGCGTAATCCCAGGTTTTCATGGTCATGCCGACCACCTCGTAGCCTTGCTCGTGCAGCAATACCGCCGCCACCGAGCTGTCGATGCCGCCGCTCATCGCGACCAGCACCCGTCCTTTCGTCGTGTTCATGGAGAGTAGAAAAACGCCCGGGAGTCCAAAGTTCCCGGCCGCCGCGCAAAGATACGAAATTGGGGGGTGGGGGCCTGCCTTTACCTGTCCTTCCGAGCAGAGCGCGGAATCTGAAAAACACTCGCGCAAGTATTATTCGCCGGATTCCGCACTGCGCTCGAAAGGACAACCGTACTTTTGACCAATCTTTGCACTTTCAACTGGCTGGTACTTGCGGGCCGGGCATCTGCCCAAAAAACCAGACCCCAAGGCCCCCAGACCTCAAGACCCTACCCTTCATGCTCCGTATTCCCGTTCTCGTTCGCGGCATCAACAACCTCTCCGACGCCCGCTATTGCGCTGGCATGGGCGCCGACGGCCTCATCTTCACCCTCGACCCTACCCTACCTAATGCTGTAACCCCCACCCTCATGAGTGAACTGGCCGGTTGGGTAGCGGGCGTGAAGCTGCTGGGCGAGTTCGACGCGCAACCTGTTTCAGAAATCAACCGGCTGGTGGAGGAATGTGGCCTTCAGGAAGTGTTGCTGCATCAGCTGCCCGCCACGCCGCTTTCGGTGGCCTCGTTGCTGACTGTGAATCTCGCTGATAGCCTAAGCAGCGCTCAGCGCGAGGAGATGGCGCAGCAGTATAGCACTATTTTTCCGGCCGGTGTTGGGATGGTGGTTGCGCTGGATTCGCCGGAGTTGGATCTTACCACTCAGCAGCAGCTGGCAGAAGCCGCCGCCCGTTTTCCGCTGTGGCTCAGCGGTGCTATCACACCCGACAACGTGCTTTCCTTGCTCGATACTGTGCAGCCTGCTGGCTTCATTCTTTCCGGCGGCGACGAAATTAAGCCGGGCCTGCGCGATTTTACGGAGTTGGAAGCAGTGTTTGAAGCATTAGAAGAATAAGCCCTATCCCATCACGGTGACAAGTCGCCAGAATGGATCGGCCAACTGCATGTTGCCTGTTACGTGCGCGTGCGCCGCGGCTTGCGCGGGCGGCAAGCTTTTGGTGAACAGACGCCATGCCGCTGCGCCTGCCAGCGTGATGGTCGTTGTGCTTTCACCCGGATACGCAGCAAGCAACTGCCACGCCTTTTCCGTTCGGTGCACGTAACAGGTTACCGCCCCCGGTTCGGTGATGGTCACCTGAATTACTGTGCCGGGGGGCGCTTCCACAGCGCGGTAGTGATGGGGCAGCGCTTGCAAACAGGTCAGCAAAAAAGGCTGGTACAGCTCCGGTTGCAAGAGCACATCGGTCTGCCCTACCGCCAGCCGGATTTGCTGCTGATGATGCCACTTCTCGGTATAGTCGCGGGCAATGTGAAACCGATTACTCGAGGTTTCTTCCCCGGTCCAAGCCACGGCAAAAGTCGCTGGCGCGTCCAGGTCAAGGCTGGTGAGGTAGGCAGTATAGTGCTGGCCGCTTAGCTCCAGCAGCCAGCGAATGACACTTGGACTCAGGCGCCGGCCAGCCGTTACCCATTCCACGTTCAGCCGATTCAGGTAGGTTACCACATCGTCGTAGGAAGGACTGGCCGGCCCAGCCATCCCAAAATACCCGTCGCGCAGCATGGAGAGCGTGCG from Hymenobacter aerilatus harbors:
- a CDS encoding TonB-dependent receptor, coding for MPAAVAQQMASQLVSGTVRDATGEPLPQVGVGVEGQPGGTSTNEQGYFRLRVAFPANEPAPVLVVRSLGFQALRVPLSAATTQPLQLTLQADTRAIGNVTVRGRRDQSDTREQVSLTPLDPRAVKELPSTFGDFNKILTTLPGVVANNELTSTYSVRGGNYEENLVYVNGFEVYRPFLVTAAQQEGLSFINPDLVEKVEFSTGGWQPKYGDKLSSVLSAQYKTPQQFAASGSASLVGGTAHVEATSPNKRVSYLAGVRYKNARYVLQSLRQQQGGYNPTFYDGQLYVNANLGPVGDESRTSLGILATTAHNDFRFTPESGQSTFNTEGNQLTRLTIFYDGRERMQYDTYQGGLNLRHRFTDHLQGELLAGAFVSRELEYRDVEASYRFSEINRAPGPDFNREVRVRDVGSRFDHSRNTLLAKVFTLEARGQWTPASRHTVRFGVKTGRERIDDQLDEYNFVDSADYVPEYRRTRLVSDLNLESYRTQGYVQNTFDIDSLRTLTLGVRAHYWSINQQLVVSPRVQYAQVSRRHPNVSYKAAVGLYAQPPFYRELRNQVGTQATPQDALLIQAQLNPELRAQKSLHAIAGTEIRFQQFDRPFRFSGEVYYKYLTDVVPYDVDNLRLRYFAKNNARAYAAGVDARISGEFVRGAESWFSLGVLTTRENLDGDSMNVYNAQGQVTGREAKGYIRRPSDQRLNAGIFFQDHLPDNPSVRGYVNLVFGTGLPFSPPNNPDARGTSTLVRSYKRVDLGFSKVLTVRAGDEAARHPGQLQSLWIGLEILNVLQANNVAGYSYVQDINGRTYAVANYLSQRVVNLRLIGRF
- the rpe gene encoding ribulose-phosphate 3-epimerase; the encoded protein is MNATRPKPQLAPSLLASDFANLQAEVERLADSAADWLHCDVMDGRFVPNISFGVPVLEAIARYAKQPLDVHLMIESPQDYLHAIRDAGASSITVHYEACPHLHRVVQQIKKLGCKACVALNPATPVSLLEDIAPDLDMVLVMSVNPGFGGQTFIPNTLRKVAALKELLVDCGSPALIEIDGGVSSDNAAALVQAGADVLVAGSFVFSGGDPVGTLAKLRQQVDEVEY
- a CDS encoding S8 family peptidase, which gives rise to MRFFVLCILAWLPLWKVGTVVAGLPVRPPGTPTVRKHLVYLRDKANTPYSLSAPQRFLTARSLARRTHQNISLLPRDLPVDPAYVAQVQAVAGAKVWYTSRWFNAVVVECDSTVLAVVQALPCVRSARTLNRSAATSAPLPVQAGAPVAARPAGTRADYGNAYAQAHQIGADVMHDAGFRGEGMHIAVFDGGFPGVNTGSVFASLYQQNRLASVYNFVGRDQNVYQYDDHGTLVLSTLAGNQPGVFIGTAPQATYYLFVTEEVASEHPVEEVNWLIAAERADSLGVDIINSSLGYNTFDAPSVDYAYTDLDGRTALSTRAATVAARVGMLVVNSAGNEGNNRWLYLLAPADADSILTVGAVDSLGTRARFSSIGPAADGRLKPNVSAMGQQAAFVYPSGAIGRGNGTSFASPIAAGLAAGFWQAHPTLTAQEVIDYLQRSASQATAPDNLLGYGIPNFGRAQQVAAGIPLPTAPVAGVGNLVHLYPNPVPAGAATCTLQLPAEWRAQPLEVRLYDARGALVSALTLPAPNAPTVQLPTTALRPGVYSCRVGRVGQPLYTVRLLRL
- the mnmA gene encoding tRNA 2-thiouridine(34) synthase MnmA encodes the protein MNTTKGRVLVAMSGGIDSSVAAVLLHEQGYEVVGMTMKTWDYASAGGSKKETGCCSLDSINDARQIAVELGFPHYIIDIRDEFGDFVISNFTDEYLAGRTPNPCVLCNTHIKWDALLRRADQLGCEFIATGHYAQVRHENGRYVISKGVDENKDQSYALWGVSQESLSRTLFPLGAMRKTEIYDEARRRGFTELVNKPESYEICFIPDNDYRGFLRRRVPGLEERVAGGQFVLRDGTVVGTHAGYPFYTIGQRKGLGVALGFPAYVTAIHPETNQVVLGNYDDLASTATVVGKLNMGKFASLEGRGLVPSVTKVRYNHDGAPAFLEQVGDKIRVYFEEAVHAITPGQAAVFYDGQDVLGGGWIERHVIGELPIPAELAAL
- the trpF gene encoding phosphoribosylanthranilate isomerase, encoding MLRIPVLVRGINNLSDARYCAGMGADGLIFTLDPTLPNAVTPTLMSELAGWVAGVKLLGEFDAQPVSEINRLVEECGLQEVLLHQLPATPLSVASLLTVNLADSLSSAQREEMAQQYSTIFPAGVGMVVALDSPELDLTTQQQLAEAAARFPLWLSGAITPDNVLSLLDTVQPAGFILSGGDEIKPGLRDFTELEAVFEALEE
- a CDS encoding maleylpyruvate isomerase N-terminal domain-containing protein; this encodes MALLLVPDTLHLFPILDVHLLAVLQSLQPADWQRPTVAPQWDVQAVALHLLDGNLRTLSMLRDGYFGMAGPASPSYDDVVTYLNRLNVEWVTAGRRLSPSVIRWLLELSGQHYTAYLTSLDLDAPATFAVAWTGEETSSNRFHIARDYTEKWHHQQQIRLAVGQTDVLLQPELYQPFLLTCLQALPHHYRAVEAPPGTVIQVTITEPGAVTCYVHRTEKAWQLLAAYPGESTTTITLAGAAAWRLFTKSLPPAQAAAHAHVTGNMQLADPFWRLVTVMG